The Chloracidobacterium sp. genome includes a window with the following:
- the map gene encoding type I methionyl aminopeptidase — protein sequence MIISKTPYQIEKMHTAGKYLAELINVLKENVIPGITTSRLNDLAEEWLRRKNLYSPFKGYRGYPASICVSVNEQVVHGIPTSRVIKEGDIVSIDAGVVFEGYVADAATTVPVGETSEELRKLLKVTESSLYHAINKMVEGNRLYDITYAIQSYVEPYNYGLVKDFCGHGVGRKMHEDPQVPNCGHRPNTGPRLRCGWVLAIEPMVNLGTASVRVEKDGWTVVTKDGKPSAHFEHTVAITPNGPLVLTEHS from the coding sequence ATGATTATATCAAAGACGCCTTATCAGATTGAAAAAATGCACACAGCTGGTAAATACTTAGCGGAACTTATAAATGTCTTGAAGGAGAATGTTATACCAGGCATAACAACATCGAGGCTGAATGATCTTGCTGAGGAATGGCTGAGGCGCAAAAACCTGTATTCACCGTTTAAGGGCTATCGCGGTTATCCTGCTAGTATATGTGTTTCAGTGAACGAACAGGTTGTTCATGGTATTCCGACAAGTAGGGTAATCAAGGAAGGAGATATTGTTAGTATAGATGCAGGGGTTGTCTTTGAGGGATATGTAGCTGACGCTGCGACTACAGTACCGGTTGGAGAAACTTCAGAGGAGTTACGAAAACTACTAAAAGTTACAGAATCATCATTATATCATGCTATAAATAAAATGGTAGAGGGAAATCGTTTGTATGATATTACTTATGCAATTCAGTCATATGTAGAGCCGTACAATTATGGCTTAGTCAAGGATTTTTGTGGTCATGGTGTTGGACGAAAGATGCATGAAGATCCACAAGTGCCTAACTGTGGACACCGTCCTAATACTGGCCCGCGCCTGAGATGTGGTTGGGTTTTGGCAATAGAACCCATGGTCAATCTAGGTACAGCCTCTGTTAGAGTTGAGAAAGACGGATGGACTGTTGTTACAAAAGATGGCAAACCTTCAGCCCACTTTGAGCACACTGTTGCTATAACTCCGAATGGACCACTCGTACTAACGGAACACTCATAG
- the infA gene encoding translation initiation factor IF-1: protein MPKEDAIEVPAFVLEALPNATFRVELENKHVVLARISGKMRKNFIKILPGDKVLVELSPYDLTKGRIIYRYK, encoded by the coding sequence ATGCCTAAAGAAGATGCGATAGAAGTTCCAGCTTTTGTATTGGAAGCACTACCGAATGCAACGTTTCGTGTTGAATTAGAGAATAAGCATGTGGTCCTTGCACGTATATCGGGAAAGATGCGTAAAAATTTTATAAAAATCTTACCTGGCGACAAAGTCTTAGTTGAGCTTTCGCCTTATGATCTAACTAAGGGAAGGATTATTTACCGTTATAAATGA
- the rpmJ gene encoding 50S ribosomal protein L36: protein MKVRASVKKICKSCKVIHRFGVVRVICTNPKHKQRQG from the coding sequence ATGAAAGTGAGGGCATCTGTAAAAAAAATATGCAAGTCTTGCAAAGTAATTCACAGATTCGGCGTTGTTCGAGTTATCTGCACTAATCCAAAACACAAGCAAAGACAAGGATAA
- the rpsM gene encoding 30S ribosomal protein S13: protein MVRIAGVDLPENKRVDIALTYIYGIGRPLAAKILDTANVDPSIKIHNLSEEELGRIRAVIDSSVVVEGDLRKQVQMDIKRLMEIQCYRGLRHRKNLPVRGQRTHTNARTRKGPRRATIAKKKAPGKK from the coding sequence ATGGTACGTATTGCTGGTGTTGATCTTCCAGAGAATAAGAGGGTAGACATAGCTTTGACATACATTTACGGGATAGGACGTCCTCTTGCAGCTAAAATACTTGATACAGCAAATGTAGACCCTAGTATTAAGATACATAACCTTTCGGAAGAAGAACTAGGGCGTATAAGAGCTGTTATTGATAGTTCAGTAGTTGTCGAGGGAGATCTTAGAAAGCAAGTTCAGATGGATATAAAGCGGTTGATGGAGATTCAGTGCTACCGGGGGTTAAGGCATCGAAAGAATCTTCCAGTTCGTGGACAGAGAACGCATACAAATGCGAGAACACGTAAGGGACCAAGACGTGCAACTATAGCAAAGAAGAAAGCACCTGGTAAGAAATGA
- the rpsK gene encoding 30S ribosomal protein S11 — protein sequence MTKKIIKAKSTEKRKSYKKKEKKNIPQGIVYIQASFNNTIVSITDLNGNVLTASSSGALGFKGSRKGTPFAAQQAAAKAASMARELVGMQSCEVRVSGPGSGRESAIRAIQASGIEVKVIRDVTPIPHNGCRPRKRRRV from the coding sequence ATGACAAAAAAAATAATAAAAGCAAAAAGCACCGAGAAGCGAAAGAGTTATAAGAAAAAAGAGAAGAAAAATATTCCTCAAGGAATTGTCTACATTCAAGCTTCTTTCAATAACACTATAGTTAGTATAACAGACCTAAATGGCAATGTGCTGACCGCTAGTAGCTCTGGTGCACTGGGATTTAAGGGCTCAAGAAAAGGAACACCTTTTGCCGCTCAACAAGCTGCAGCAAAAGCAGCTTCGATGGCACGAGAGTTAGTAGGAATGCAATCCTGTGAAGTTAGGGTGAGCGGTCCTGGCTCGGGGCGTGAGTCAGCAATCAGAGCAATACAAGCAAGCGGCATAGAAGTAAAAGTGATCCGTGATGTTACACCAATCCCGCACAATGGTTGTCGTCCTCGTAAAAGGCGTCGAGTTTGA
- the rpsD gene encoding 30S ribosomal protein S4, which yields MARYRGPVCRLCRREGIKLFLKGDRCYKPSCPIEKRGTYPPGQHGRETKRGKLTGYGEQLREKQKVKRIYGILENQFKGYFEKASRQRGIVGENLLSLLERRLDNVVYRIGFATSRAHARQLVSHGHVKVNNRKVNIPSFQVKVGDLISIKEESASNPHILQSFATAVGRGRPSWLEVENKNVLAARVISLPKREDITQPINEQMIVELYSK from the coding sequence ATGGCGCGGTATCGTGGTCCGGTTTGCCGGCTTTGTCGCCGAGAGGGTATTAAGCTTTTCCTAAAAGGAGATCGCTGCTATAAGCCATCTTGTCCAATCGAAAAAAGAGGAACATATCCTCCTGGACAGCATGGAAGAGAGACGAAGAGAGGAAAGCTGACTGGGTATGGTGAACAGCTAAGAGAAAAGCAAAAGGTAAAGCGAATATATGGAATATTAGAAAATCAATTCAAGGGATACTTTGAGAAGGCTTCCCGTCAGCGTGGCATAGTAGGGGAAAACCTTCTTTCTCTTCTTGAGAGACGGCTAGATAATGTCGTTTATAGAATAGGATTTGCTACTTCGAGAGCCCACGCTAGGCAACTGGTTAGCCATGGGCATGTGAAAGTAAACAACAGGAAGGTAAATATTCCATCTTTTCAAGTTAAGGTAGGTGATCTTATTTCAATAAAAGAAGAAAGCGCCTCAAACCCTCATATTCTTCAGTCATTCGCGACAGCAGTTGGGAGAGGGCGTCCAAGTTGGTTGGAAGTTGAGAATAAGAATGTTCTTGCAGCGCGCGTAATTTCTTTACCAAAAAGAGAAGATATTACTCAGCCTATTAATGAGCAAATGATAGTTGAGCTTTACTCGAAGTAA